One Megamonas hypermegale genomic window carries:
- a CDS encoding EamA family transporter has translation MVCLVNSQAMIFTLSIKTWIFLILSGIATGASWLCYFKALQLGDVNKVVPIDKSSIVLTMILALIIFDEYFSYLSGIGIILITLGTFLMIQKTASSRASTNKAWLIYAILSAIFASLTSILGKIGISDVEANLGTAIRTAIVLFMA, from the coding sequence ATGGTTTGTTTAGTAAATTCTCAAGCAATGATATTTACTTTATCCATTAAAACATGGATATTTTTAATTCTTTCAGGCATTGCTACAGGTGCTTCATGGCTTTGTTATTTTAAAGCTCTGCAACTAGGTGATGTCAATAAAGTAGTTCCAATTGATAAATCAAGCATCGTTTTGACCATGATACTTGCCTTAATTATCTTTGATGAATATTTTTCTTATTTAAGTGGTATCGGTATCATTTTAATAACGCTTGGTACTTTTTTAATGATTCAAAAAACCGCAAGTTCAAGAGCTTCTACAAATAAAGCTTGGTTAATTTATGCTATATTATCTGCTATTTTTGCCAGTTTAACTTCTATCTTAGGTAAAATCGGCATAAGCGATGTAGAAGCTAATTTAGGCACAGCAATTCGCACTGCAATCGTACTATTTATGGCTTGA